Proteins encoded within one genomic window of Oncorhynchus keta strain PuntledgeMale-10-30-2019 chromosome 12, Oket_V2, whole genome shotgun sequence:
- the LOC118391254 gene encoding calphotin-like isoform X4: MATKEVNRAQVVRTMKVRTSLKGDGSWIRRVTDPDEEEGQPRKPELPKKPTGLFSAESSPVTSLAPCNPYSPTVTPDVDPLTPEEITKWSLTSSRVRPLAKSYVLSAAKKFESLDSPTSPPPFKISQSHFPISRPEELSEAVEESDPPTAESKDKSLGKPVEQPAVEESVDAPADQPEAAEPSETTTEEPASVEEADGELIAKLTAEPTVGPTVEPASEIQSEEAAVESILEPVVKPFDSVSEEPEVRPADVAAVKPVVEPVAAAKPVVEPMAAVKPVVEPVAAVEPVVEPVAAVKPVVEPVATVKPVAAVKPVVEPVAAVKPVVEPVAAVKPVVEPVATVKPVDEPVAAFKPVVEPVAAVKPVVEPVAAVKPVVEPVAAVKPVVEPVAAVKPVVEPVAAAKPVVEPVAAVKPVVEPVAAVKPVVEPVAAIKPVVEPVAAVKPVVEPVAAVKPVVEPVAAVKPVVEPVAAVKPVVEPVAAVKPVVEPVAAVKPVVEPVAAVKPVVEPVAAVKPVVEPVAAAKPVVEPVAAVKPVVEPMAAVKPVVEPLAAVKPVVEPVAAVKPVVEPVAAVKPVVEPVAAVKPVVEESTSEPIIEAEAETVAEAAVEVVQELSAAIELEEALVVELPAAEVVADDIIAPASEPSPSPCGGQVPSLIQQQEDAEPQHQIVHDFRHTKDGKAICSYCDKSIDGNVKITINYPQIYSHPDCFKCGLCSKALGDMATSMFVHGRVIHCDGCFIKTM, from the exons ATGGCCACCAAGG aagTTAACAGAGCACAGGTGGTTAGAACCATGAAGGTGCGTACTTCCCTCAAGGGAGACGGCAGCTGGATCCGTAGAGTGACAGACCCAGATGAAGAAGAGGGACAACCACG TAAGCCAGAACTTCCAAAGAAACCCACTGGTCTCTTTTCAGCTGAATCCAGCCCTGTTACCTCTCTTGCTCCATGCAACCCCTACAGTCCTACAGTGACACCAGATGTTGACCCACTGACCCCTGAGGAAATCACCAAATG GTCATTGACATCTAGCAGGGTCAGACCCCTGGCAAAGTCCTATGTCCTCTCAGCAGCTAAGAAATTTGA ATCTCTTGATTCCCCAACGAGCCCCCCACCATTCAAAATCAGCCAGTCACATTTCCCTATAAG TAGGCCTGAAGAGTTGTCAGAAGCTGTGGAGGAGTCGGACCCACCAACAGCAGAATCAAAAGACAAATCTCTTGGGAAACCTGTGGAACAACCTGCAGTGGAGGAATCTGTAGATGCACCTGCTGACCAACCAGAGGCAGCAGAGCCCTCTGAGACAACGACTGAGGAACCTGCATCTGTGGAAGAAGCTGATGGAGAACTCATCGCAAAACTCACTGCAGAACCCACCGTGGGACCCACAGTGGAACCAGCAAGTGAAATTCAATCAGAAGAGGCTGCTGTAGAATCAATCTTAGAACCTGTAGTGAAACCTTTTGACAGTGTTTCTGAAGAACCTGAAGTTAGGCCAGCGGATGTGGCTGCAGTTAAACCTGTAGTTGAGCCTGTGGCTGCAGCTAAACCTGTAGTTGAGCCCATGGCTGCAGTTAAACCTGTAGTTGAGCCTGTGGCTGCAGTTGAACCTGTAGTTGAGCCTGTGGCTGCAGTTAAACCTGTAGTTGAGCCTGTGGCTACAGTTAAACCTGTAGCTGCAGTTAAACCTGTAGTTGAGCCTGTGGCTGCAGTTAAACCTGTAGTTGAGCCTGTGGCTGCAGTTAAACCTGTAGTTGAGCCCGTGGCTACAGTTAAGCCTGTAGATGAGCCTGTGGCTGCATTTAAACCTGTAGTTGAGCCTGTGGCTGCAGTTAAACCTGTAGTTGAGCCTGTGGCTGCAGTTAAACCTGTAGTTGAGCCTGTGGCTGCAGTTAAACCTGTAGTTGAGCCTGTGGCTGCAGTTAAACCTGTAGTTGAGCCTGTGGCTGCAGCTAAACCTGTAGTTGAGCCTGTGGCTGCAGTTAAACCTGTAGTTGAGCCTGTGGCTGCAG TTAAACCTGTAGTTGAGCCTGTGGCTGCAATTAAACCTGTAGTTGAGCCCGTGGCTGCAGTTAAACCTGTAGTTGAGCCTGTGGCTGCAGTTAAACCTGTAGTTGAGCCTGTGGCTGCAGTTAAACCTGTAGTTGAGCCCGTGGCTGCAGTTAAACCTGTAGTTGAGCCTGTGGCTGCAGTTAAACCTGTAGTTGAGCCTGTGGCTGCAGTTAAACCTGTAGTTGAGCCTGTGGCTGCAGTTAAACCTGTAGTTGAGCCCGTGGCTGCAGTTAAACCTGTAGTTGAGCCTGTGGCTGCAGCTAAACCTGTAGTTGAGCCCGTGGCTGCAGTTAAACCTGTAGTTGAGCCCATGGCTGCAGTTAAACCTGTAGTTGAGCCCCTGGCTGCAGTTAAACCTGTAGTTGAGCCCGTGGCTGCAGTTAAACCTGTAGTTGAGCCCGTGGCTGCAGTTAAACCTGTAGTTGAGCCCGTGGCTGCAGTTAAACCTGTAGTTGAGGAGTCAACATCTGAACCCATCATTGAAGCTGAAGCTGAAACTGTGGCTGAAGCAGCTGTTGAAGTTGTTCAGGAATTATCAGCTGCTATTGAACTTGAGGAGGCATTAGTCGTGGAGCTACCTGCTGCTGAAGTCGTGGCAGATGATATAATAGCACCTGCATCAGAACCTTCACCATCCCCTTGTGGGGGTCAGGTTCCATCACT CATTCAGCAACAGGAGGATGCTGAACCCCAGCATCAGATAGTCCATGACTTTCGTCACACCAA GGATGGCAAAGCTATTTGTTCATACTGTGACAAGTCAATTGATGGAAATGTCAAGATCACAATCAATTACCCACAAATCTACAGCCACCCAGACTGTTTTAAG TGCGGATTGTGCAGTAAGGCCTTGGGGGACATGGCGACCTCCATGTTCGTGCATGGGAGAGTGATCCACTGTGATGGCTGCTTTATTAAAACCATGTAG
- the LOC118391254 gene encoding calphotin-like isoform X3, with translation MATKEVNRAQVVRTMKVRTSLKGDGSWIRRVTDPDEEEGQPRKPELPKKPTGLFSAESSPVTSLAPCNPYSPTVTPDVDPLTPEEITKWSLTSSRVRPLAKSYVLSAAKKFDRPEELSEAVEESDPPTAESKDKSLGKPVEQPAVEESVDAPADQPEAAEPSETTTEEPASVEEADGELIAKLTAEPTVGPTVEPASEIQSEEAAVESILEPVVKPFDSVSEEPEVRPADVAAVKPVVEPVAAAKPVVEPMAAVKPVVEPVAAVEPVVEPVAAVKPVVEPVATVKPVAAVKPVVEPVAAVKPVVEPVAAVKPVVEPVATVKPVDEPVAAFKPVVEPVAAVKPVVEPVAAVKPVVEPVAAVKPVVEPVAAVKPVVEPVAAAKPVVEPVAAVKPVVEPVAAGKPEVEPVAAVKPVVEPVAAVKLVVEPVAAVKPVVEPVAAIKPVVEPVAAVKPVVEPVAAVKPVVEPVAAVKPVVEPVAAVKPVVEPVAAVKPVVEPVAAVKPVVEPVAAVKPVVEPVAAVKPVVEPVAAAKPVVEPVAAVKPVVEPMAAVKPVVEPLAAVKPVVEPVAAVKPVVEPVAAVKPVVEPVAAVKPVVEESTSEPIIEAEAETVAEAAVEVVQELSAAIELEEALVVELPAAEVVADDIIAPASEPSPSPCGGQVPSLIQQQEDAEPQHQIVHDFRHTKDGKAICSYCDKSIDGNVKITINYPQIYSHPDCFKCGLCSKALGDMATSMFVHGRVIHCDGCFIKTM, from the exons ATGGCCACCAAGG aagTTAACAGAGCACAGGTGGTTAGAACCATGAAGGTGCGTACTTCCCTCAAGGGAGACGGCAGCTGGATCCGTAGAGTGACAGACCCAGATGAAGAAGAGGGACAACCACG TAAGCCAGAACTTCCAAAGAAACCCACTGGTCTCTTTTCAGCTGAATCCAGCCCTGTTACCTCTCTTGCTCCATGCAACCCCTACAGTCCTACAGTGACACCAGATGTTGACCCACTGACCCCTGAGGAAATCACCAAATG GTCATTGACATCTAGCAGGGTCAGACCCCTGGCAAAGTCCTATGTCCTCTCAGCAGCTAAGAAATTTGA TAGGCCTGAAGAGTTGTCAGAAGCTGTGGAGGAGTCGGACCCACCAACAGCAGAATCAAAAGACAAATCTCTTGGGAAACCTGTGGAACAACCTGCAGTGGAGGAATCTGTAGATGCACCTGCTGACCAACCAGAGGCAGCAGAGCCCTCTGAGACAACGACTGAGGAACCTGCATCTGTGGAAGAAGCTGATGGAGAACTCATCGCAAAACTCACTGCAGAACCCACCGTGGGACCCACAGTGGAACCAGCAAGTGAAATTCAATCAGAAGAGGCTGCTGTAGAATCAATCTTAGAACCTGTAGTGAAACCTTTTGACAGTGTTTCTGAAGAACCTGAAGTTAGGCCAGCGGATGTGGCTGCAGTTAAACCTGTAGTTGAGCCTGTGGCTGCAGCTAAACCTGTAGTTGAGCCCATGGCTGCAGTTAAACCTGTAGTTGAGCCTGTGGCTGCAGTTGAACCTGTAGTTGAGCCTGTGGCTGCAGTTAAACCTGTAGTTGAGCCTGTGGCTACAGTTAAACCTGTAGCTGCAGTTAAACCTGTAGTTGAGCCTGTGGCTGCAGTTAAACCTGTAGTTGAGCCTGTGGCTGCAGTTAAACCTGTAGTTGAGCCCGTGGCTACAGTTAAGCCTGTAGATGAGCCTGTGGCTGCATTTAAACCTGTAGTTGAGCCTGTGGCTGCAGTTAAACCTGTAGTTGAGCCTGTGGCTGCAGTTAAACCTGTAGTTGAGCCTGTGGCTGCAGTTAAACCTGTAGTTGAGCCTGTGGCTGCAGTTAAACCTGTAGTTGAGCCTGTGGCTGCAGCTAAACCTGTAGTTGAGCCTGTGGCTGCAGTTAAACCTGTAGTTGAGCCTGTGGCTGCAGGTAAACCTGAAGTTGAGCCTGTGGCTGCAGTTAAACCTGTAGTTGAGCCTGTGGCTGCAGTTAAACTTGTAGTTGAGCCTGTGGCTGCAGTTAAACCTGTAGTTGAGCCTGTGGCTGCAATTAAACCTGTAGTTGAGCCCGTGGCTGCAGTTAAACCTGTAGTTGAGCCTGTGGCTGCAGTTAAACCTGTAGTTGAGCCTGTGGCTGCAGTTAAACCTGTAGTTGAGCCCGTGGCTGCAGTTAAACCTGTAGTTGAGCCTGTGGCTGCAGTTAAACCTGTAGTTGAGCCTGTGGCTGCAGTTAAACCTGTAGTTGAGCCTGTGGCTGCAGTTAAACCTGTAGTTGAGCCCGTGGCTGCAGTTAAACCTGTAGTTGAGCCTGTGGCTGCAGCTAAACCTGTAGTTGAGCCCGTGGCTGCAGTTAAACCTGTAGTTGAGCCCATGGCTGCAGTTAAACCTGTAGTTGAGCCCCTGGCTGCAGTTAAACCTGTAGTTGAGCCCGTGGCTGCAGTTAAACCTGTAGTTGAGCCCGTGGCTGCAGTTAAACCTGTAGTTGAGCCCGTGGCTGCAGTTAAACCTGTAGTTGAGGAGTCAACATCTGAACCCATCATTGAAGCTGAAGCTGAAACTGTGGCTGAAGCAGCTGTTGAAGTTGTTCAGGAATTATCAGCTGCTATTGAACTTGAGGAGGCATTAGTCGTGGAGCTACCTGCTGCTGAAGTCGTGGCAGATGATATAATAGCACCTGCATCAGAACCTTCACCATCCCCTTGTGGGGGTCAGGTTCCATCACT CATTCAGCAACAGGAGGATGCTGAACCCCAGCATCAGATAGTCCATGACTTTCGTCACACCAA GGATGGCAAAGCTATTTGTTCATACTGTGACAAGTCAATTGATGGAAATGTCAAGATCACAATCAATTACCCACAAATCTACAGCCACCCAGACTGTTTTAAG TGCGGATTGTGCAGTAAGGCCTTGGGGGACATGGCGACCTCCATGTTCGTGCATGGGAGAGTGATCCACTGTGATGGCTGCTTTATTAAAACCATGTAG
- the LOC118391254 gene encoding calphotin-like isoform X1 produces MATKEVNRAQVVRTMKVRTSLKGDGSWIRRVTDPDEEEGQPRKPELPKKPTGLFSAESSPVTSLAPCNPYSPTVTPDVDPLTPEEITKWSLTSSRVRPLAKSYVLSAAKKFESLDSPTSPPPFKISQSHFPISRPEELSEAVEESDPPTAESKDKSLGKPVEQPAVEESVDAPADQPEAAEPSETTTEEPASVEEADGELIAKLTAEPTVGPTVEPASEIQSEEAAVESILEPVVKPFDSVSEEPEVRPADVAAVKPVVEPVAAAKPVVEPMAAVKPVVEPVAAVEPVVEPVAAVKPVVEPVATVKPVAAVKPVVEPVAAVKPVVEPVAAVKPVVEPVATVKPVDEPVAAFKPVVEPVAAVKPVVEPVAAVKPVVEPVAAVKPVVEPVAAVKPVVEPVAAAKPVVEPVAAVKPVVEPVAAGKPEVEPVAAVKPVVEPVAAVKLVVEPVAAVKPVVEPVAAIKPVVEPVAAVKPVVEPVAAVKPVVEPVAAVKPVVEPVAAVKPVVEPVAAVKPVVEPVAAVKPVVEPVAAVKPVVEPVAAVKPVVEPVAAAKPVVEPVAAVKPVVEPMAAVKPVVEPLAAVKPVVEPVAAVKPVVEPVAAVKPVVEPVAAVKPVVEESTSEPIIEAEAETVAEAAVEVVQELSAAIELEEALVVELPAAEVVADDIIAPASEPSPSPCGGQVPSLIQQQEDAEPQHQIVHDFRHTKDGKAICSYCDKSIDGNVKITINYPQIYSHPDCFKCGLCSKALGDMATSMFVHGRVIHCDGCFIKTM; encoded by the exons ATGGCCACCAAGG aagTTAACAGAGCACAGGTGGTTAGAACCATGAAGGTGCGTACTTCCCTCAAGGGAGACGGCAGCTGGATCCGTAGAGTGACAGACCCAGATGAAGAAGAGGGACAACCACG TAAGCCAGAACTTCCAAAGAAACCCACTGGTCTCTTTTCAGCTGAATCCAGCCCTGTTACCTCTCTTGCTCCATGCAACCCCTACAGTCCTACAGTGACACCAGATGTTGACCCACTGACCCCTGAGGAAATCACCAAATG GTCATTGACATCTAGCAGGGTCAGACCCCTGGCAAAGTCCTATGTCCTCTCAGCAGCTAAGAAATTTGA ATCTCTTGATTCCCCAACGAGCCCCCCACCATTCAAAATCAGCCAGTCACATTTCCCTATAAG TAGGCCTGAAGAGTTGTCAGAAGCTGTGGAGGAGTCGGACCCACCAACAGCAGAATCAAAAGACAAATCTCTTGGGAAACCTGTGGAACAACCTGCAGTGGAGGAATCTGTAGATGCACCTGCTGACCAACCAGAGGCAGCAGAGCCCTCTGAGACAACGACTGAGGAACCTGCATCTGTGGAAGAAGCTGATGGAGAACTCATCGCAAAACTCACTGCAGAACCCACCGTGGGACCCACAGTGGAACCAGCAAGTGAAATTCAATCAGAAGAGGCTGCTGTAGAATCAATCTTAGAACCTGTAGTGAAACCTTTTGACAGTGTTTCTGAAGAACCTGAAGTTAGGCCAGCGGATGTGGCTGCAGTTAAACCTGTAGTTGAGCCTGTGGCTGCAGCTAAACCTGTAGTTGAGCCCATGGCTGCAGTTAAACCTGTAGTTGAGCCTGTGGCTGCAGTTGAACCTGTAGTTGAGCCTGTGGCTGCAGTTAAACCTGTAGTTGAGCCTGTGGCTACAGTTAAACCTGTAGCTGCAGTTAAACCTGTAGTTGAGCCTGTGGCTGCAGTTAAACCTGTAGTTGAGCCTGTGGCTGCAGTTAAACCTGTAGTTGAGCCCGTGGCTACAGTTAAGCCTGTAGATGAGCCTGTGGCTGCATTTAAACCTGTAGTTGAGCCTGTGGCTGCAGTTAAACCTGTAGTTGAGCCTGTGGCTGCAGTTAAACCTGTAGTTGAGCCTGTGGCTGCAGTTAAACCTGTAGTTGAGCCTGTGGCTGCAGTTAAACCTGTAGTTGAGCCTGTGGCTGCAGCTAAACCTGTAGTTGAGCCTGTGGCTGCAGTTAAACCTGTAGTTGAGCCTGTGGCTGCAGGTAAACCTGAAGTTGAGCCTGTGGCTGCAGTTAAACCTGTAGTTGAGCCTGTGGCTGCAGTTAAACTTGTAGTTGAGCCTGTGGCTGCAGTTAAACCTGTAGTTGAGCCTGTGGCTGCAATTAAACCTGTAGTTGAGCCCGTGGCTGCAGTTAAACCTGTAGTTGAGCCTGTGGCTGCAGTTAAACCTGTAGTTGAGCCTGTGGCTGCAGTTAAACCTGTAGTTGAGCCCGTGGCTGCAGTTAAACCTGTAGTTGAGCCTGTGGCTGCAGTTAAACCTGTAGTTGAGCCTGTGGCTGCAGTTAAACCTGTAGTTGAGCCTGTGGCTGCAGTTAAACCTGTAGTTGAGCCCGTGGCTGCAGTTAAACCTGTAGTTGAGCCTGTGGCTGCAGCTAAACCTGTAGTTGAGCCCGTGGCTGCAGTTAAACCTGTAGTTGAGCCCATGGCTGCAGTTAAACCTGTAGTTGAGCCCCTGGCTGCAGTTAAACCTGTAGTTGAGCCCGTGGCTGCAGTTAAACCTGTAGTTGAGCCCGTGGCTGCAGTTAAACCTGTAGTTGAGCCCGTGGCTGCAGTTAAACCTGTAGTTGAGGAGTCAACATCTGAACCCATCATTGAAGCTGAAGCTGAAACTGTGGCTGAAGCAGCTGTTGAAGTTGTTCAGGAATTATCAGCTGCTATTGAACTTGAGGAGGCATTAGTCGTGGAGCTACCTGCTGCTGAAGTCGTGGCAGATGATATAATAGCACCTGCATCAGAACCTTCACCATCCCCTTGTGGGGGTCAGGTTCCATCACT CATTCAGCAACAGGAGGATGCTGAACCCCAGCATCAGATAGTCCATGACTTTCGTCACACCAA GGATGGCAAAGCTATTTGTTCATACTGTGACAAGTCAATTGATGGAAATGTCAAGATCACAATCAATTACCCACAAATCTACAGCCACCCAGACTGTTTTAAG TGCGGATTGTGCAGTAAGGCCTTGGGGGACATGGCGACCTCCATGTTCGTGCATGGGAGAGTGATCCACTGTGATGGCTGCTTTATTAAAACCATGTAG
- the LOC118391254 gene encoding calphotin-like isoform X2: MATKEVNRAQVVRTMKVRTSLKGDGSWIRRVTDPDEEEGQPRKPELPKKPTGLFSAESSPVTSLAPCNPYSPTVTPDVDPLTPEEITKWSLTSSRVRPLAKSYVLSAAKKFESLDSPTSPPPFKISQSHFPIRPEELSEAVEESDPPTAESKDKSLGKPVEQPAVEESVDAPADQPEAAEPSETTTEEPASVEEADGELIAKLTAEPTVGPTVEPASEIQSEEAAVESILEPVVKPFDSVSEEPEVRPADVAAVKPVVEPVAAAKPVVEPMAAVKPVVEPVAAVEPVVEPVAAVKPVVEPVATVKPVAAVKPVVEPVAAVKPVVEPVAAVKPVVEPVATVKPVDEPVAAFKPVVEPVAAVKPVVEPVAAVKPVVEPVAAVKPVVEPVAAVKPVVEPVAAAKPVVEPVAAVKPVVEPVAAGKPEVEPVAAVKPVVEPVAAVKLVVEPVAAVKPVVEPVAAIKPVVEPVAAVKPVVEPVAAVKPVVEPVAAVKPVVEPVAAVKPVVEPVAAVKPVVEPVAAVKPVVEPVAAVKPVVEPVAAVKPVVEPVAAAKPVVEPVAAVKPVVEPMAAVKPVVEPLAAVKPVVEPVAAVKPVVEPVAAVKPVVEPVAAVKPVVEESTSEPIIEAEAETVAEAAVEVVQELSAAIELEEALVVELPAAEVVADDIIAPASEPSPSPCGGQVPSLIQQQEDAEPQHQIVHDFRHTKDGKAICSYCDKSIDGNVKITINYPQIYSHPDCFKCGLCSKALGDMATSMFVHGRVIHCDGCFIKTM, encoded by the exons ATGGCCACCAAGG aagTTAACAGAGCACAGGTGGTTAGAACCATGAAGGTGCGTACTTCCCTCAAGGGAGACGGCAGCTGGATCCGTAGAGTGACAGACCCAGATGAAGAAGAGGGACAACCACG TAAGCCAGAACTTCCAAAGAAACCCACTGGTCTCTTTTCAGCTGAATCCAGCCCTGTTACCTCTCTTGCTCCATGCAACCCCTACAGTCCTACAGTGACACCAGATGTTGACCCACTGACCCCTGAGGAAATCACCAAATG GTCATTGACATCTAGCAGGGTCAGACCCCTGGCAAAGTCCTATGTCCTCTCAGCAGCTAAGAAATTTGA ATCTCTTGATTCCCCAACGAGCCCCCCACCATTCAAAATCAGCCAGTCACATTTCCCTATAAG GCCTGAAGAGTTGTCAGAAGCTGTGGAGGAGTCGGACCCACCAACAGCAGAATCAAAAGACAAATCTCTTGGGAAACCTGTGGAACAACCTGCAGTGGAGGAATCTGTAGATGCACCTGCTGACCAACCAGAGGCAGCAGAGCCCTCTGAGACAACGACTGAGGAACCTGCATCTGTGGAAGAAGCTGATGGAGAACTCATCGCAAAACTCACTGCAGAACCCACCGTGGGACCCACAGTGGAACCAGCAAGTGAAATTCAATCAGAAGAGGCTGCTGTAGAATCAATCTTAGAACCTGTAGTGAAACCTTTTGACAGTGTTTCTGAAGAACCTGAAGTTAGGCCAGCGGATGTGGCTGCAGTTAAACCTGTAGTTGAGCCTGTGGCTGCAGCTAAACCTGTAGTTGAGCCCATGGCTGCAGTTAAACCTGTAGTTGAGCCTGTGGCTGCAGTTGAACCTGTAGTTGAGCCTGTGGCTGCAGTTAAACCTGTAGTTGAGCCTGTGGCTACAGTTAAACCTGTAGCTGCAGTTAAACCTGTAGTTGAGCCTGTGGCTGCAGTTAAACCTGTAGTTGAGCCTGTGGCTGCAGTTAAACCTGTAGTTGAGCCCGTGGCTACAGTTAAGCCTGTAGATGAGCCTGTGGCTGCATTTAAACCTGTAGTTGAGCCTGTGGCTGCAGTTAAACCTGTAGTTGAGCCTGTGGCTGCAGTTAAACCTGTAGTTGAGCCTGTGGCTGCAGTTAAACCTGTAGTTGAGCCTGTGGCTGCAGTTAAACCTGTAGTTGAGCCTGTGGCTGCAGCTAAACCTGTAGTTGAGCCTGTGGCTGCAGTTAAACCTGTAGTTGAGCCTGTGGCTGCAGGTAAACCTGAAGTTGAGCCTGTGGCTGCAGTTAAACCTGTAGTTGAGCCTGTGGCTGCAGTTAAACTTGTAGTTGAGCCTGTGGCTGCAGTTAAACCTGTAGTTGAGCCTGTGGCTGCAATTAAACCTGTAGTTGAGCCCGTGGCTGCAGTTAAACCTGTAGTTGAGCCTGTGGCTGCAGTTAAACCTGTAGTTGAGCCTGTGGCTGCAGTTAAACCTGTAGTTGAGCCCGTGGCTGCAGTTAAACCTGTAGTTGAGCCTGTGGCTGCAGTTAAACCTGTAGTTGAGCCTGTGGCTGCAGTTAAACCTGTAGTTGAGCCTGTGGCTGCAGTTAAACCTGTAGTTGAGCCCGTGGCTGCAGTTAAACCTGTAGTTGAGCCTGTGGCTGCAGCTAAACCTGTAGTTGAGCCCGTGGCTGCAGTTAAACCTGTAGTTGAGCCCATGGCTGCAGTTAAACCTGTAGTTGAGCCCCTGGCTGCAGTTAAACCTGTAGTTGAGCCCGTGGCTGCAGTTAAACCTGTAGTTGAGCCCGTGGCTGCAGTTAAACCTGTAGTTGAGCCCGTGGCTGCAGTTAAACCTGTAGTTGAGGAGTCAACATCTGAACCCATCATTGAAGCTGAAGCTGAAACTGTGGCTGAAGCAGCTGTTGAAGTTGTTCAGGAATTATCAGCTGCTATTGAACTTGAGGAGGCATTAGTCGTGGAGCTACCTGCTGCTGAAGTCGTGGCAGATGATATAATAGCACCTGCATCAGAACCTTCACCATCCCCTTGTGGGGGTCAGGTTCCATCACT CATTCAGCAACAGGAGGATGCTGAACCCCAGCATCAGATAGTCCATGACTTTCGTCACACCAA GGATGGCAAAGCTATTTGTTCATACTGTGACAAGTCAATTGATGGAAATGTCAAGATCACAATCAATTACCCACAAATCTACAGCCACCCAGACTGTTTTAAG TGCGGATTGTGCAGTAAGGCCTTGGGGGACATGGCGACCTCCATGTTCGTGCATGGGAGAGTGATCCACTGTGATGGCTGCTTTATTAAAACCATGTAG
- the LOC118391255 gene encoding myelin proteolipid protein-like isoform X2 — MGCYDCCIRCLGAVPYPSLVATLLCFTGMALFCGCGHEALANTEVLAETYFARNIQDYVVLASFIKYFQYVIYGLASFFFLYCILLLAEGFYTTSAVKQTFGEFRSTRCGRCLSLTFIIVTYVLAVIWLAVFAFTAIPVFFFFNMAQTCHTINILAETTPSINQHGWICMDARQYGLLPWNAMPGKACGMTLASICKTKEFFITYDLYIAAFAGAGIALLALFMYVVATTYNYAVLRFLGRKGLRC, encoded by the exons ATGG GTTGTTATGATTGCTGTATCCGCTGCCTGGGGGCAGTGCCCTACCCCTCCCTGGTGGCCACTCTGCTCTGCTTCACCGGCATGGCACTGTTCTGTGGCTGTGGGCACGAGGCACTGGCCAACACAGAGGTTCTCGCCGAGACATACTTCGCTCGTAACATACAAGACTATGTTGTCCTGGCCTCGTT TATCAAGTACTTCCAGTACGTGATCTATGGCCTGGCCTCTTTCTTCTTCCTTTACTGCATCCTGCTGCTGGCTGAGGGATTCTACACCACCAGTGCCGTCAAGCAGACCTTCGGAGAGTTCCGGAGCACCAGATGTGGCCGCTGCCTTAGTCTGACG TTCATCATTGTGACATACGTCCTGGCAGTGATCTGGCTGGCGGTGTTTGCCTTTACAGCCATAcccgtcttcttcttcttcaacaTGGCACAGACCTGCCACACCATCAACATCCTGGCTGAGACGACACCCAGCATCAACCAGCATGGCTGGATCTGCATGGATGCCCGGCAGTATG GACTGCTGCCCTGGAATGCAATGCCAGGGAAGGCTTGTGGAATGACCTTGGCATCCATTTGCAAAACAAAAGAG TTCTTCATCACCTATGACCTATATATCGCTGCCTTTGCTGGTGCAGGGATCGCTCTCTTGGCTCTG TTTATGTATGTGGTAGCCACCACATATAACTATGCAGTCCTGCGGTTCCTGGGCAGGAAAGGGCTGCGCTGTTAA
- the LOC118391255 gene encoding myelin proteolipid protein-like isoform X1, which yields MFPVRQPWLCKALGCYDCCIRCLGAVPYPSLVATLLCFTGMALFCGCGHEALANTEVLAETYFARNIQDYVVLASFIKYFQYVIYGLASFFFLYCILLLAEGFYTTSAVKQTFGEFRSTRCGRCLSLTFIIVTYVLAVIWLAVFAFTAIPVFFFFNMAQTCHTINILAETTPSINQHGWICMDARQYGLLPWNAMPGKACGMTLASICKTKEFFITYDLYIAAFAGAGIALLALFMYVVATTYNYAVLRFLGRKGLRC from the exons ATGTTTCCGGTCAGACAGCCTTGGCTTTGCAAAGCCCTag GTTGTTATGATTGCTGTATCCGCTGCCTGGGGGCAGTGCCCTACCCCTCCCTGGTGGCCACTCTGCTCTGCTTCACCGGCATGGCACTGTTCTGTGGCTGTGGGCACGAGGCACTGGCCAACACAGAGGTTCTCGCCGAGACATACTTCGCTCGTAACATACAAGACTATGTTGTCCTGGCCTCGTT TATCAAGTACTTCCAGTACGTGATCTATGGCCTGGCCTCTTTCTTCTTCCTTTACTGCATCCTGCTGCTGGCTGAGGGATTCTACACCACCAGTGCCGTCAAGCAGACCTTCGGAGAGTTCCGGAGCACCAGATGTGGCCGCTGCCTTAGTCTGACG TTCATCATTGTGACATACGTCCTGGCAGTGATCTGGCTGGCGGTGTTTGCCTTTACAGCCATAcccgtcttcttcttcttcaacaTGGCACAGACCTGCCACACCATCAACATCCTGGCTGAGACGACACCCAGCATCAACCAGCATGGCTGGATCTGCATGGATGCCCGGCAGTATG GACTGCTGCCCTGGAATGCAATGCCAGGGAAGGCTTGTGGAATGACCTTGGCATCCATTTGCAAAACAAAAGAG TTCTTCATCACCTATGACCTATATATCGCTGCCTTTGCTGGTGCAGGGATCGCTCTCTTGGCTCTG TTTATGTATGTGGTAGCCACCACATATAACTATGCAGTCCTGCGGTTCCTGGGCAGGAAAGGGCTGCGCTGTTAA